Proteins found in one Amycolatopsis umgeniensis genomic segment:
- the trmB gene encoding tRNA (guanosine(46)-N7)-methyltransferase TrmB: MRSVVSYVKRGGRMTVGQQRAWDDLWPSLGRTVGELPEGTVDFGDWFGRQAPVMVEIGSGMGETTSQLAAAAPELNYVAVEVYDPGLGQLMLRAEKLGVENLRLMHGDAVVLLTSHVEPGSLSGVRLFFPDPWPKKRHHKRRIVQPGFVSLVASRLTPGGTFHMATDWENYAEQMMEVCSAEPLLRNFHADEPGGWAPRPEWRPITKFENRADVEGRISHDLIFERV, from the coding sequence ATGCGCAGCGTGGTCAGTTATGTCAAACGCGGCGGCCGGATGACCGTCGGGCAGCAGCGAGCCTGGGACGACCTCTGGCCGTCGCTCGGCCGCACGGTCGGCGAACTGCCCGAAGGCACGGTGGATTTCGGCGACTGGTTCGGCAGGCAGGCCCCGGTCATGGTGGAGATCGGCTCGGGCATGGGCGAGACCACGTCCCAGCTCGCGGCCGCCGCGCCGGAGCTCAACTACGTCGCGGTCGAGGTGTACGACCCCGGGCTCGGCCAGCTGATGCTGCGCGCGGAGAAGCTCGGGGTGGAAAACCTCCGGCTGATGCACGGTGACGCCGTCGTGCTGCTGACGTCGCACGTCGAACCGGGCTCGCTGTCCGGGGTCCGGCTGTTCTTCCCGGACCCGTGGCCGAAGAAGCGGCACCACAAGCGGCGGATCGTGCAGCCCGGGTTCGTCTCGCTGGTGGCTTCGCGGCTCACGCCGGGCGGGACCTTCCACATGGCGACCGACTGGGAGAACTACGCGGAGCAGATGATGGAGGTCTGCTCGGCCGAACCTCTCCTGCGCAACTTTCACGCCGACGAACCCGGCGGCTGGGCGCCGCGTCCGGAGTGGCGTCCGATCACGAAGTTCGAGAACCGCGCCGACGTCGAAGGCCGGATCTCGCACGACCTGATCTTCGAGCGCGTCTAG
- a CDS encoding ATP-binding cassette domain-containing protein: MIKATKLTKRYGDKLAVEDLSFTAEAGRVTGFLGPNGAGKSTTMRMMLGLDNPTSGSVTIDGKAYRELRDPLRTVGGMLDATWRHPGRTAREHLRWIAAFNGLPDKRVDEVLNLVGLGSVAGKRAGQFSLGMSQRLGIATSLLGDPRVLLFDEPVNGLDPEGIVWIRRLMHALAAEGRTVFVSSHLLPEMAQTAQDLVVIGRGKLIYQGTMEDFVGRAKGLGVRVRSPHLPELREALTGKGAEFREEEGALIVSEMDSDDIGELAFAAGATLHELKPLTGSLEHAYMQLTAEAVEYGTGGVPEVVR; the protein is encoded by the coding sequence ATGATCAAGGCCACCAAACTCACGAAACGCTACGGCGACAAGCTCGCCGTGGAAGACCTTTCCTTCACCGCCGAAGCAGGACGGGTGACCGGCTTCCTCGGCCCCAACGGGGCGGGGAAGTCCACCACGATGCGGATGATGCTCGGGCTCGACAACCCCACGTCGGGCTCGGTGACCATCGACGGCAAGGCCTACCGCGAGCTGCGTGATCCACTTCGGACGGTCGGCGGCATGCTCGACGCCACCTGGCGGCACCCCGGCCGGACGGCGCGCGAACACCTCCGCTGGATCGCCGCGTTCAACGGCCTGCCCGACAAACGCGTCGACGAAGTGCTCAACCTGGTCGGGCTGGGGTCGGTCGCGGGCAAACGGGCGGGGCAGTTCTCGCTCGGGATGTCGCAGCGGCTCGGGATCGCGACGTCGCTGCTGGGCGACCCGCGCGTGCTGCTGTTCGACGAACCGGTCAACGGGCTCGACCCCGAAGGCATCGTGTGGATCCGGCGGCTGATGCACGCGCTCGCCGCCGAAGGCCGCACCGTGTTCGTGTCCAGCCACCTGCTGCCGGAGATGGCGCAGACCGCGCAGGACCTCGTCGTGATCGGTCGCGGGAAGCTGATCTACCAGGGCACGATGGAGGACTTCGTCGGCCGCGCGAAGGGTCTCGGGGTGCGGGTCCGCAGCCCGCATCTGCCCGAGCTGAGGGAGGCGCTGACCGGCAAGGGCGCCGAATTCCGCGAGGAGGAAGGCGCGCTCATCGTGTCCGAAATGGACAGCGACGACATCGGCGAGCTCGCGTTCGCCGCGGGCGCGACCCTCCACGAACTGAAGCCGCTCACCGGCTCTCTCGAACACGCGTACATGCAACTCACCGCCGAAGCCGTCGAGTACGGCACCGGCGGAGTCCCGGAGGTCGTCCGATGA